One stretch of Cydia pomonella isolate Wapato2018A chromosome 24, ilCydPomo1, whole genome shotgun sequence DNA includes these proteins:
- the LOC133531091 gene encoding uncharacterized protein LOC133531091 produces MEGYQTIVFGIQVPSAWPCEEIRSEILKAVRNAIVHHLDEEQVVLTINNISTKPIQNDSGIGYLFQIIEEIPENSYKIELILPSEILLISGEERNHISVETENLKFHSLDMELVQEMPGRGEITIAVPDICKILKIRGVTGDFIHQAIFKTTYQKIKIMGLSKVLHQFTFNPDPTIFGKKITENEMKIICFDQIPVPQ; encoded by the exons ATGGAAGGTTACCAGACTATAGTTTTTGGAATTCAAGTACCGAGCGCGTGGCCGTGCGAAGAAATTCGGAGTGAAATTTTGAAGGCGGTGCGAAATGCGATAGTGCATCACTTAGATGAGGAACAAGTTGTTTTGACAATAAATAACATTTCTACAAAGCCGATACAAAATGACTCGGGAATTGGATATCTTTTCcaaataattgaagaaat ACCGGAGAATTCCTATAAAATTGAACTCATCTTGCCGTCAGAAATTTTGCTAATTTCTGGTGAAGAACGAAATCATAT ATCAGTAGAAactgaaaatcttaaattccaTTCTCTTGACATGGAATTGGTTCAAGAGATGCCGGGTCGTGGAGAAATAACAATTGCCGTTCCAGAcatttgcaaaattttgaaaatcagaGGCGTCACCGGTGATTTTATTCACCAAGCAATTTTCAAGACGACGTACCAGAAGATTAAGATCATGGG GCTTTCGAAGGTACTACACCAGTTTACGTTTAATCCGGATCCTACTATTTTTGGGAAGAAAATcactgaaaatgaaatgaaaatcatcTGCTTTGATCAAATACCTGTGCCCCAGTAA